A DNA window from Cobetia marina contains the following coding sequences:
- a CDS encoding aspartate kinase has protein sequence MALYVQKFGGTSVGSVERIKAVAEKVKRFRDEGHQVVVVVSAMSGETNRLIGLASEINDDPTPREMDMLVSTGEQVTISLLAMALQKIGVDATSYTGAQVGIRTDSAHTKARIQRIDTDDLREDLDAGKVVVVAGFQGVDDEGNITTLGRGGSDTTGVALAAALKADECQIYTDVDGVYTTDPRVCSKARRLETVTVEEMLEMASLGSKILQIRSVEFAGKYNVPLRVLSSFEDGPGTLIVAEEEDNMEEPLISGIAFNVNEAKLTLLNTPDIPGVASKILGPIADSNIEIDMIVQNVSPDGNTTDFSFTVAKSDFKATQRILNETVIPSVGGGELRGDDNIAKVSLVGVGMRSHAGVASKMFRVLAEEGINIRMVSTSEIKISVLIDEKFMELAVRALHTAFGLDAEAVSDETA, from the coding sequence ATGGCGCTATACGTTCAGAAGTTCGGAGGCACTTCGGTCGGCTCGGTGGAGCGGATCAAGGCCGTCGCCGAGAAGGTCAAGCGATTCCGCGACGAAGGACATCAGGTTGTCGTGGTCGTCTCAGCCATGAGTGGCGAGACGAACCGACTGATCGGTCTCGCCAGCGAGATCAACGATGACCCGACGCCGCGCGAAATGGACATGCTGGTCTCTACCGGTGAGCAGGTGACCATCTCCCTGCTGGCCATGGCACTGCAGAAGATCGGTGTCGACGCGACCTCCTATACCGGCGCTCAGGTAGGCATTCGTACCGATAGCGCGCACACCAAGGCGCGTATCCAGCGCATCGACACCGATGACCTGCGCGAAGACCTCGATGCTGGCAAGGTCGTGGTGGTCGCTGGCTTCCAGGGGGTCGATGATGAAGGCAATATCACGACACTGGGGCGCGGTGGCTCCGATACCACCGGCGTCGCCCTGGCGGCAGCCCTCAAGGCGGACGAGTGTCAGATCTATACCGATGTCGATGGTGTCTACACCACTGATCCACGTGTGTGCTCCAAGGCACGTCGTCTGGAGACGGTGACCGTCGAGGAAATGCTGGAAATGGCGAGCCTTGGCTCCAAGATCCTGCAGATCCGTTCGGTGGAATTCGCCGGCAAGTACAATGTTCCCCTGCGTGTGCTGTCTTCCTTCGAGGATGGCCCGGGTACCCTGATCGTCGCTGAGGAAGAAGACAACATGGAAGAACCGCTGATCTCTGGCATTGCCTTCAATGTCAACGAAGCCAAGCTGACCCTGCTCAACACGCCGGACATTCCGGGTGTCGCCTCCAAGATTCTGGGCCCGATCGCCGATTCCAACATCGAGATCGACATGATCGTCCAGAACGTCTCCCCGGACGGCAATACGACCGACTTCTCCTTCACGGTGGCCAAGAGCGACTTCAAGGCGACCCAGCGTATCCTCAACGAGACGGTCATTCCGTCCGTCGGCGGCGGTGAGCTCAGAGGCGATGACAATATCGCCAAGGTCTCGCTGGTCGGTGTCGGCATGCGTTCCCATGCCGGTGTCGCCTCCAAGATGTTCCGCGTGCTGGCGGAAGAGGGCATCAACATCCGCATGGTGTCCACGTCCGAGATCAAGATCTCCGTTCTGATCGACGAGAAGTTCATGGAGCTGGCCGTGCGTGCACTGCACACCGCCTTCGGCCTGGATGCGGAAGCCGTCAGCGACGAGACTGCCTGA
- the alaS gene encoding alanine--tRNA ligase: MKSAEIRNAFLTYFEKQGHTIVPTSSLVPNNDPTLLFTNAGMVPFKDVFLGRDPRGYSRATSAQRCVRAGGKHNDLDNVGYTARHHTFFEMLGNFSFGDYFKREAIQFAWKFLTEELGLPKEKLWVTVHVSDDEARDIWFNEVGIDQNRFSRLDEDNFWQMGDTGPCGPSSEIFYDHGEDVAGGPPGSPDEDGDRYIEIWNLVFMQFDRDAEGTLNPLPKPSIDTGMGLERVAAVMQGVHSNYEIDLFQNLLAAAAEIIGHDNITTPSLRVVADHIRSCAFLIADGVLPSNEGRGYVLRRIIRRAVRHGHKLGARGSFFYKLVAALDAEMGDAYPELRSAREQIERVLLKEEEQFARTLEHGMKLLEEAIAELDGNTLDGETIFKLYDTYGFPYDLTADICRERELILDEAGFEAALEAQRERARAASNFGGDYSANLTLEGETQFTGYDHLEGEATVTALFDSEGNTLERLEADTKGIVVLDTTPFYGESGGQAGDTGYLHLEGGRFQVSDTQKQAGHHLHHGVLIEGSLAVGDAVRPQVDADLRAASVRNHSATHLLHEALRQVLGEHVQQKGSLVTAERLRFDFSHFEAMTAEQLSEVERIVNAQILANAETTIEFMTLDEAKARGAAALFDAKYGEQVRVLTIGQDAFSIELCGGTHVKRSGDIGQMHIIAETGIASGVRRIEAITGRAARDFLLAQEATLTRLGERLKAKPEQVEERVTSLLERNRGLEKELERLKAKLASASASDMLSDIADVQGLKVLAKQVEGVSGKELRGLMDDLKSKLGSGILVLGVADGDKVSLIAGVTDDLTSRIKAGDLVRHVAEQVGGKGGGRADMAQAGGSDAASLPGALAGVPAWVDAQLG; encoded by the coding sequence ATGAAAAGCGCAGAAATCAGAAACGCCTTCCTGACCTATTTCGAGAAGCAGGGGCATACCATCGTTCCCACCAGTTCTCTGGTGCCGAACAACGACCCGACCCTGCTGTTCACCAACGCCGGCATGGTGCCCTTCAAGGATGTCTTCCTGGGCCGTGATCCGCGTGGCTACAGCCGTGCCACCTCGGCACAGCGCTGCGTGCGCGCCGGCGGTAAGCACAATGACCTGGACAACGTCGGTTACACCGCACGTCACCACACCTTCTTCGAGATGCTGGGCAACTTCAGCTTCGGTGACTACTTCAAGCGCGAAGCCATCCAGTTCGCCTGGAAGTTCCTGACCGAAGAGCTGGGCCTGCCGAAGGAGAAGCTGTGGGTCACCGTGCACGTCAGCGATGACGAAGCCCGCGACATCTGGTTCAACGAGGTCGGCATCGATCAGAACCGCTTCTCGCGTCTCGACGAGGACAATTTCTGGCAGATGGGCGACACCGGCCCCTGTGGCCCGTCTTCCGAGATCTTCTATGATCACGGTGAAGACGTCGCCGGTGGCCCGCCGGGCAGCCCGGACGAAGATGGCGATCGCTACATCGAGATCTGGAACCTGGTCTTCATGCAGTTCGATCGTGATGCCGAAGGCACGCTGAACCCGCTGCCCAAGCCGTCCATCGATACCGGCATGGGGCTGGAGCGCGTCGCGGCCGTGATGCAGGGCGTGCACTCCAACTACGAGATCGACCTGTTCCAGAATCTGCTGGCGGCGGCGGCCGAGATCATCGGTCATGACAACATCACCACTCCCTCGCTGCGCGTGGTGGCGGATCACATCCGTTCGTGTGCCTTCCTGATCGCCGATGGCGTGCTGCCGTCCAACGAAGGGCGTGGCTACGTGCTGCGTCGCATCATCCGCCGTGCCGTGCGTCACGGTCACAAGCTGGGCGCGCGCGGCAGCTTCTTCTACAAGCTGGTCGCGGCGCTGGATGCCGAGATGGGCGATGCCTATCCGGAACTGCGCTCTGCGCGTGAGCAGATCGAGCGTGTGCTGCTCAAGGAAGAGGAGCAGTTCGCGCGTACGCTGGAGCACGGCATGAAGCTGCTCGAGGAGGCCATCGCCGAGCTGGATGGCAATACCCTCGACGGCGAAACCATCTTCAAGCTCTACGATACCTACGGCTTCCCCTACGACCTGACCGCCGACATCTGCCGCGAGCGCGAACTGATCCTCGATGAGGCCGGTTTCGAGGCCGCGCTGGAAGCTCAGCGTGAGCGTGCACGTGCTGCCAGCAATTTCGGGGGCGACTATTCCGCCAACCTGACGCTGGAAGGCGAGACGCAATTCACCGGCTATGATCACCTCGAGGGTGAGGCGACCGTCACCGCGCTGTTCGACAGCGAAGGCAATACGCTCGAGCGTCTCGAGGCCGATACCAAGGGCATCGTGGTACTCGATACCACGCCGTTCTATGGCGAGTCCGGTGGTCAGGCGGGCGATACCGGTTATCTACATCTGGAGGGCGGCCGTTTCCAGGTCAGTGATACCCAGAAGCAGGCCGGACATCATCTGCATCACGGTGTGCTGATCGAAGGTTCGCTCGCGGTGGGCGACGCGGTGCGTCCGCAGGTCGATGCAGATCTGCGTGCTGCCTCCGTGCGCAACCACTCCGCCACGCACCTGCTGCATGAAGCGCTGCGCCAGGTGCTGGGTGAGCACGTCCAGCAGAAGGGCTCGCTGGTGACGGCCGAGCGCCTGCGCTTCGACTTCAGTCACTTTGAGGCGATGACCGCAGAACAGCTCTCCGAGGTCGAGCGCATCGTCAATGCGCAGATTCTCGCCAACGCCGAGACCACCATCGAGTTCATGACTCTCGATGAAGCCAAGGCGCGCGGCGCGGCGGCACTCTTCGATGCCAAGTATGGTGAGCAGGTCCGCGTGCTGACCATCGGTCAGGATGCCTTCTCCATCGAGCTGTGTGGTGGGACTCACGTCAAGCGCAGTGGTGATATCGGTCAGATGCACATCATCGCCGAGACTGGCATCGCCTCCGGCGTGCGCCGCATCGAAGCCATCACTGGCCGTGCGGCACGTGATTTCCTGCTGGCGCAGGAAGCGACCCTGACTCGTCTGGGCGAGCGCCTCAAGGCCAAGCCGGAGCAGGTCGAGGAGCGTGTCACCAGTCTGCTTGAGCGCAACCGCGGTCTCGAGAAGGAGCTTGAGCGTCTGAAGGCCAAGCTGGCGTCCGCTTCTGCCAGTGACATGCTGAGCGACATCGCGGATGTCCAGGGGCTCAAGGTGCTGGCCAAGCAGGTCGAAGGCGTCTCCGGCAAGGAGTTGCGTGGCCTGATGGATGACCTGAAATCCAAGCTGGGTTCCGGCATTCTGGTGCTTGGCGTCGCGGATGGTGACAAGGTCAGCCTGATTGCGGGCGTCACCGATGATCTGACCTCGCGCATCAAGGCGGGTGATCTGGTGCGTCACGTGGCTGAGCAGGTCGGTGGCAAGGGCGGTGGTCGTGCTGACATGGCGCAGGCCGGTGGCAGTGATGCCGCATCGCTTCCCGGGGCACTGGCCGGCGTGCCAGCCTGGGTAGACGCCCAGCTGGGGTAA